The sequence GAAAGGCAATTAGAAGAGTTAAAGGAAAAAGGAATGGACATTTATTACCCAACGGATGAAGAAATTCAACAATTTCGCGATGCTGCTCAGCCTGTATACGAGCATTTTGAAGACATTTGGGGGAAAGAAAATATGCAAACGTTTCTAACAGAGGCGGCTGCACAAGATTAGGGGGAGTATATTTGAGAGGCTTGGCTATTTTTGAATATGTGTTGGTTGCCGTCTCACTTGGGACGATGTCGGTGATTACATTTGCCAATGTATTATCCCGCTACTTGTTTCATACTTCTTTCTCGTTTGCTGAAGAGATTACGATCAATCTATTTGTGTTGATGACGTTTGTTGGCGCTTCAATTGCGATTAAACAACAGGCACACTTCGGTTTTCGCTTTATCTATGACAAGTTGAGCGGCTTGTGGAAACGAATAGCTTTAGCCGCTACTTGTTTGTTGATGATCGTTTTTCTCAGTTGCATGTTTTACTTTTCAATGGAACTCGTGTTGGCACAGGCAGAACGGGGCCGTGTGACACCGGCTTTGAGTATACCGCAGTGGCTGTTTACTTCCGCGATTCCTCTTGGTAGCCTGCTCTGTTTCGTAAGGACGGTGGAAATGTGGGTGGCCGAAAGTAAAAGGCTCACGCAAGGGGGAGAGAAGGAGCGGAAGGTGGAAATGGCGGCGAAAGAGGTGAATCGGTAATGTTATCGGCGTTGCTCTTTGTATTGTTCTTCTGTTTGTTGTTGATTCACGTGCCTGTTGCCTTTGCATTAGGTGTATCAGCTTTGGTCATTCTCGTGTTGGACTCGGGGTTTTCGTCGTTAGCGCTTCTCCCTAGCATTATGTACTCCTCCATTTCTTCATTTACGTTATTGGCCATTCCGTTTTTCGTGTTAGCTGGCGTCATTATGAGCTATTCGGGCATCTCTAAACGGCTTGTTGACTTTGCCTACCTTTGTTTTGGCCATAAGAAAAATGGCATCGTCATCGTCGCCATTGTAGCTGCGTTGTTTTTCTCGGCTATTTCTGGCTCAGGGCCGGCGACGGTTGCCGCAATGGGCGCGATCCTCATCCCTGCCCTTGTTAAGAATGGTTTTAACAAAAATAGTGCTTCGGCGTTGATTGCCAGTTCAGGCGCACTAGGGATTATTTTGCCGCCAAGCATTGCCTTTATCATTTTTGGCGTCATAGCCAATGACTTTGTTGGCATCTCGATTAGCCGCCTGTTTGTCGCAGGCATCATACCGGGCCTTTTACTTGCTGCCGGCCTTCTGGGCGCCAGCATGTTTGCAAGTAAGCGCGCTTCTCACTTGCAAACAACTAGCAAGCGCCCGGATGAAGCGGCAGCCAGCGTGGAACGCGCCTCTTTAACAGCAATTTTGAAAGCGTTTTACCAAGCGCTTTTTGGGTTGCTTGTCCCTGTCATCATTATGGGCGGTATCTATTCAGGCATGTTTACACCAACGGAGGCTGCCGTTGTCGCTGTGTTTTATGCGCTGCTCGTCGGCGGCGTGTTTTATCGAGAAATAAAACTGAAACATCTCGGCCGAATTTTAGTCGATGCGTCTGTACAATCAGCGGTCATTATGTTCATTATTGGCGCTGCCTCGTTGTTCTCTTATCTCGTGACGACGCAACATGTAGCGGAAGGAATGACGCAAGCTGTGCTAGGGATGACGGAAAACCGCGTCCTCCTATTGCTTCTGACAGCCGTGATTTTGTTGGTGATTGGCGCGTTTATAGACGCCATTTCCGCATTTTATATCTTTGTGCCGATTTTGATGCCGATTTTGCTTGAAGTCGGCGTTGACCCGACTACGATCGGCGTGCTCATGACGGTTGCCTTGGCAATTGGCTTGTTTACGCCGCCAGTAGGGTTGAATTTATTTGTGGCGAGTGGCATTTCCGGTGTACCGACTGAACAGATTGTAAAGGGAATTGGTCCTTTCCTAGTCTCTTCTATCATTGTGTTGCTCATCGTGATGTATGTTCCAGCTGTATCCAATTGGTTGCCTGATTTATTGAATCTCTAAATAAAAAGGAGTGGACAGAAATGTCGAAAATGGTAGGGAAAGTTTCAATCGTAACAGG is a genomic window of Shouchella clausii containing:
- a CDS encoding TRAP transporter small permease is translated as MRGLAIFEYVLVAVSLGTMSVITFANVLSRYLFHTSFSFAEEITINLFVLMTFVGASIAIKQQAHFGFRFIYDKLSGLWKRIALAATCLLMIVFLSCMFYFSMELVLAQAERGRVTPALSIPQWLFTSAIPLGSLLCFVRTVEMWVAESKRLTQGGEKERKVEMAAKEVNR
- a CDS encoding TRAP transporter large permease, which codes for MLSALLFVLFFCLLLIHVPVAFALGVSALVILVLDSGFSSLALLPSIMYSSISSFTLLAIPFFVLAGVIMSYSGISKRLVDFAYLCFGHKKNGIVIVAIVAALFFSAISGSGPATVAAMGAILIPALVKNGFNKNSASALIASSGALGIILPPSIAFIIFGVIANDFVGISISRLFVAGIIPGLLLAAGLLGASMFASKRASHLQTTSKRPDEAAASVERASLTAILKAFYQALFGLLVPVIIMGGIYSGMFTPTEAAVVAVFYALLVGGVFYREIKLKHLGRILVDASVQSAVIMFIIGAASLFSYLVTTQHVAEGMTQAVLGMTENRVLLLLLTAVILLVIGAFIDAISAFYIFVPILMPILLEVGVDPTTIGVLMTVALAIGLFTPPVGLNLFVASGISGVPTEQIVKGIGPFLVSSIIVLLIVMYVPAVSNWLPDLLNL